GGGAGCTGACGCCGAACCAGTGAGCGACGTTCAGCAACATGTACGCGGGAACGAAAGCCGACTCGCTCCGGCGGGCCTCGAACGCTTGATGTATCGATTCCGTCGGATTCTGTCCGATCAGGGGGACGGGAGCGTTGAGAGCCTCCTGGAGGATCTTCTCTGGAACGTAAGGGGAAGGTCGCCATCCTCCGGTCCAGGTAAGTCCAGGAAGCCAAAGTAGCGGAGTATGCAGACCGACCGCCAGAGGGGCCGCCTCTCTTCCACTCGCACCGACGCCTTGAAGAATATTGCGACTGGCTTCCAGAATTCTGTTGCCCTGACGTACGGCCGATTCCGTCAGGAGGCCGAATTCAGCCTGAGGTGTGTAGGACAGCGCTTCCGAGATGCCGGTCAGCGCGAGGTCCCGAAGACGTTTGACCGTTTCAAGACGGCCAGCGTTCCGTCGCAGCACATCGAAGCCTTCGACCGATTGCAAGAGGTGGTGGCACTGTTGGCCGAGCCGGGACAGTGCCCCGAATATTCGTTCGCGTCCCGGTCCGTCGAGTTCGCCGCCGCCCCCGAATTCCTCGACGAGCTTGGCGACGAAGCTGGCGGTCTTGTCTCGACTCTGGAAGAGGTCGGCGACCTCCCGGGCGGAGGTATGGTCTGCCTGCGCAATCCGGGATTCCAGTTGACCCAACACCCCCTGCGGCCGAGTGAGAGCGTGTCGAATGCGCTCGCCCGTCTGGAATCGAAAACGAGCAGAGCGCAATCCCGCGATTGTTTCCTTTATGGACTCGATTGACTCCGAGACGAAAGTTGCCTCCCGGGAATGAGCTTCAATAGCCAAGAGATTGGCGGGCGTCAGCGGGAAGTTCAGCTTTCGGTTTTCCTCTACCGCCTGCACCAATTTTTCGTAGTGCCTGTACCCATCTTGCCGGCCAATGTCTTTTATCACCTCGATGGCGGCGGGGTCGTCGGATCGGAAAAGCGCGGAGGAAAGAGCGCCCGGAAACAGAAGGGTTAGCCTGGCGCGGGAGCGATCGTCGTCGAAGCCATAGAGAGATTGTGCAACGGATAGAGCCTCACCCGTCAACTCCGAGAGAGCTTGAAGGTCATCGGTCGAGAGGCCGACAGTGCGTCCGGTGGCGGCTGCCAGACGGAGTTCAACAGGCGTATAGACGTTTCTCTCTGAGGGCGGGATGACCGACATAGCTGCTGTGCGCAGGTGGTAGGCCAATCCGTGCTCTCCAAGAGAGAAGAGATGATCCAGCCGTTTGGTCAACTCCTGGTACAGCGGATCAACGGGCGGCTGCGCCGGCAGCACTACGTTTGTCGCTTCCAGCACAGAAGTGAAGTGAGGATCCTCTTCGTGCGGTTCCTCGACGGCGAGCGCTTCGTCCTCGGGCCGAACGTCGAGGTCGTCTTCAAGCGCGACGGACGCTTCAGAGTGAACCAACGGTCCTTCCGGCGGCTCTTCAGGATGAGGCTCCGGAGAAGCTGCCGACGATGGGGTTGCAGCCACCGGCGTCCCCTCCGTGGCCAGAAGCCTGACTGCACCCGCGATGAGTTCGAGCGCGCGACGAAGATGCGCTTCCTGCGCATCAATGAGCGGTTCGGTCCGCTGCCGTGCGAGCTTGATGGGAAGGCTGCCCTCGAGACTCTCGATTTCATTCGCCAGTGACCTGGCTTCCGAAAACGCCAGCTCGGCGTCTCTGCGGAGAGAACTGGCCGTGTCCAGATCTGCTACGGGGACCTGATCATTTATCTTGAATAGCTGCAACAGAATGGTCGGAACACTCAGCGGCTCTCCGATGAGGCTTGTCAATGCGTCGGAGATCTGCGCCGTAAGCGATCGAATAGCTTCCTTGATTTCGTCCGTTGGCGCTTCGGAGGGCCTAAGCAGCGCGGCTTTCGCTTGCAACGCCTCCAGTCCGGCGAGCATTGTGGCGAGCTTGGTCGTTGCGTCGCCATCCGGACCAGATGACCTTGCCTCGAAGGCAAGCTTAGCGATTTGGTCGCAATGATGCTGCCACGACTCTAGCACTTCTTCCAGTGTTGGCCCTGCCGCGGAATCCGAGGGTCCGGCTGTCTCGTCCGGAGCCGCTTCGATCGGTGTGTCGGCAAGGCAGACTGCATCATCCTTCGATGGTGGTTGGGAGGTCGCGTCCGGATTCCTTCGCACGTATGGGATGATTACGTCTTGCAGAACCTCTCCGATTGTCCGGTCGTCTCCGAACTGCGCGAACGGACCGACCACCGCTCGGAGGTACCGGCCTAATTCGGCGCACTCATCCTGACGCCCCTCAAGACGGTCGAGCCCCGCGGACGCTCTTGCGCATGGAGATCGCCAGGCCGCTTGCCCGGGAAGCGCCAGAATGTCGGCTAGTAGCGCCTTCTGGTCGCCGCCGTTGTCCAATGCGTGAAGGGAGCACAAGACGCTCAGGTCAGCCTCTCCCTTCGGGATCGGCTTCTCCTTGCGGATGCGTCGAAGGAAATCGCGATTCTTCAGCAGGATCGCCCGCTTGGGCAGGCCACGCTCTTTCTCGTCGGGAAAAAACTGATGCTGGAAGGCGATTGCGAAAGCGGGATAGCGTAACGCGTCGAGATAGAGTCCGGGGAAGTCGTAGGCCGCGGGTCGCTCCTCAGGCCAAGGAAAGCCCGTGACAGTGCGGATCCATTCGCGATCCTGGTGAATCTCTCTGGCGTCGGAATTGACGACGTGCATCGCGTCCGCAAGGAATTCCTCTGTTACGAAGCTTGGAAGCGGCGCAGAAGGACTCCTTAGCAAACGAACAAGTGCGCCAAGGTCGTCGGAGCCATCCGGATAATCGGAGCCACCCGGATAAGATGCATCAGAAGTCGTTGCGACCGCGGGCTGAAGCGGCTCCAGAGTCGCGATGGCCATGGATTTTTCCTCGCCTGGTTTTTGGGGGTTATGTTCGCGGAGCGGTGAGTTATCGAGAGCGACTTGATCGAGCTGAAAGGAGTCGCCGCTCTCGTCCTCGAACGGAGGTATGTCCTTCTCCCCAAACTCAGAGGAGCCCTCGTACCAACGTCGAGTTTCACCATATCCGATCGCCGTCTCGGCGACGTCGCTCTCCTCCGGAAGCTCCGGTTCGTCTACTGAGCGATCATCCTCAGGATCGTCGTCCTCGGTCTCACTGGCGTACCGATCCATGTAGTCCAGGATTTTGGACTTGAACGACAGCGGCGCCGGAAGGAAGGTGCCATCGGCCGTGTGCGAGTATCCGTTCCGGAGAGCCGCGACCAGTGTTGCGGTTGCATCCGCCTCGTCCTCCCGCAGCGTCGGCAGGACGGTTACCTCAAGCGTCACCGGAATTCGGGACGGAACGTCCCATGGAGCAATCGTGGCCCGTTTCCAAAGCACCTTGTTTTTGTATTCAGCGTTCGATTTGGGAGGGCCGGCCTTTTGGAATCCGTCCTTGCTGCGATACACGGATTGCCCGCGCGCGCCTCGATTACGGACGTCGAAGCCATGGGCCGTGAGGTAGTGGCGAGCTCGCGCATTTCCTTCCGGAAGACTTTCCGCGAGACGTTCAGTGGCGGTCGCATATATCTCGTCGACCGGCTCGGCGGCTCTCGAGTTGCCGTCTCGGTTTACGGGCATCCATCTTCTGCGCGCCTCGACCGCAAGCCGTCCCGCCGACCGCTCCCTAACACGGACGAACCGTAACCCTTTCCAGGACGACGGTGCCCTGACGGTCGGATCGTCCAGGTAGAGATCGGAAGAGATGTTTTCGTCCGACAGCCATGGCCACAGCGAGCGAGCTGTGGTCGATTCGACCAGTATCAGAGCGTGCGGATCTTCCGCCGCGACCTCATCCACGACCGCACGCACGAAACTCAAGAAATTCATGCGGCAATCAGGTTGGGTATCGCCAAGAGATGTCCGGCCCGCTGACGCAACACCGATTAATGTCTTCGATAGGGTCTGGAATAGACCGGTATTCATCGCGCCGTTCCGGACGCTGCCGAACCGCCCGGAAATCCGACCGGTGGCAATATCGATCTTCATTGCCGCTGCCAGCGTGGCGCCATTGGGTCGGCCCGTGCGGGTTGCGGCTTGTGAGATCACCGACAATCCGACAATCGATCTCGGACGATTGGATTCCCCAAAAGTGGAAGCTACCAAGTTTGCGAGAACAGGACCTAGCCCAGCATGTCCGAACAGCAGATCGTACAGCGCCGCCTGTACACGATGCATGTACTCGGCAGCCTTACCGGCAGCTGGCGGAAGCAGATACTGCACATTGCAGCCGGCTATCGTGGCAAGCGTATTGCGACCGACGTCCTTATTGACCTTATCGTCGTTTCGCCCGTCGTACTTGAGGGCGGCTTGGACGATGACAGGTGAGTTGGGGAATTCATCTCGAATTTGAGTGGCCAGCGGGGTCCAGGCTTCGCGACGCAATGCTGCGCGATGCATTCGCTTGTGCCTAATCTCTCCGTCGAGATCCTGGCGGGCACCGTGAACGCCCGCGGGCATTGCATGACGCACGACGTTGATGCGGTCTCCGAAGAGAAGCGCAACGACTGAACGAAAGATGTGGGCTTCCTGTTCACGTCGGCAAATGAATATCAGGTCAATGCCGCAGTCCTTACCAAATGCTTTGTCGAGCCGTTCCCGATTCGCGAGCACCATCGGCTCAAGATCGACTGTCTTGATGGGCTGCTTCTTGCCGCGGGCCTTGCTTTCCGGCGATCCAAAAAGCTGTTCAACGCGGCTCGGCAATTCCTCTTCTGTCACCCTCCCGAAATGGTGGGTGATGAGATTGTACAAGGTAGCCTGAAGGTGAAACTCTTCGGAGCGCTCGATCCTTGAATTCAGGAGCCTAAGTCGAGACTCGGCGAAGCCGAACGAGGCAATCCGCTCCTTTACCGCGGACGTCAGATCCACCTGGTCTTGCAGCGTCACCCCAAACGGTATCTTAGGAGCGGCGCTGTAGCCGTGGCGGAATGGCACGCCGACGAACAGATCGGGCATCCGGCCGCGGGACTTTATCAGATCCGGTAAGTCGCCGGTGAGAGATACATCGGTATTACGACCGGCTTCGTGGACGATGGCGTCCAGATTCACGGTCGGAACACCCCTCCCCACGCGGACGGTCAAAGTTGCAGCACGCGCAACCGACGAACGCGTTACAACGCGGACGGATATCCGCCGGCGCCCAAACAAATCATTTGCGGTGGGAAATTCGTTGCACCAAATCCGCTTGGCGGCCCGGACCACGAGGAGCGGCAGTCTAGACGAAGGGCGGGTTTCGACAGAAACCTCGGCTACCATCGAAAACAAGTCGCTCTTGCCGGGTAGCGAGGTCGGCCAGGTCTCGAAGGCGATGGTGTTGCCGTAGTCGCGGTCGAGCAAACGATAGACCGGCCCGAGACCGGGGAATAGTTCGGCTCCTTCCAGCGAAGAAGCTACGATTGCCAGAAGGATATCGGAGAACTGATGGAAGTCGGAACGTAGCGCGTCGGGAGCGCGGCCCTCATCGGTCAAGTGAGGCGTGGAGCGCTGCTCGAACAACTGTTGCTGTCGAGCACGGGTCTCGAAGAGGTCGACATCGCCACAGTCGGCCCCCAATCGTTCTACCCAAGGCCGGAGCGTAAGTTGCGCCCAGGCTGCTACCAAACGGTGAGTAGCTGCCAAAATTTCCGACGGAGCCCCCGTCGCCGCGAACAACGGAGCGTTATCGTTGCGCGGTAAAATCCAGCTCTCCAGGAGGAGCATTCCGCCGACGCGGGCCTGAAGGGCAGCCCGAAGGTCCGCATAGGGAATTTCGTTTCCTTCAGGGCGCTCGCTGCGCAGTGCATTGCGGTGTATGCGTTCAAGCAGGCTTTTGGCCGTCGCTGTCCAACCAAAGCGAAGGGGAGATACGGGGAGAGGCACGCCGGCAGGCAAGCCACGCCAGACAAACGCGCATTCGCGCGTTAGCTGCTCGCCCAAACTGCGGCTCTGCGTTCGAACGAACAGTTCATCCTGCTGGGTACTCATTCCGGATCCATCTCCGGAAAAATGACGTGGGCGCAGTGTCGCAGCGGATGAAGGAACGGTTCGTAGAGCAAGCGGTAAATTTCCCGTTCAACCGGATCAGGGCAGGAAAGCAGGTCTTCCAAGACGTCACGCATTGCGACGATCATGCTCGTGCGCTGAGTGTCGCGCCGGTTCTTGGCGGATTGCGGCGCGAACGATGCGTCCACGAAAAAGACCCTCGTCTTGCACCCGTTGCGCATGGCGCGCCCGATCGTTTGGAGAAGATCGACCATGCCGTCTGCGACGAACGGTCGGATCATGCGGCCAAGACGACTCATCTGTTGCGGGCGGCGGAGTAACCACCTGAGAGCATCCAGCGCCTCGTCGCGCGCCGAGCGCCATTCCCGCGCCAGCCCGGCAAGATCAGCATTCGGGGGGATCACACGTTGGTCGAACCGCAATGCGAGTTGGCCGGCAAGACCGCCCGTGAATGCCAAGCTATCAGCCGTCGGATGAGGTCTGACGAAGAAAGCGATGTTCCCAAGCACCGCGTCCCGCACCCGAGATCCATCAGGGAAGACGATGTTGACGCCGCGCCCGATCGCTTTCATCGGGAAGACGAGTGCATCCCAATCGTCACGGGTGCCGAGCATCTCTACCTGGCTGGCGGAGACCCATTCTGCGCGCTCCTGCGAAGGAACGTTCCTGATATCAGACGTCACCCCGATCACCCGGTGCGCCGACGAGGAGGTTCGTCTGAGGTGCGCTTTGATGAAGGCGACTTGTTCATAGGAATTGACCACGATCCCGGTCCGCCGACCGGGATCGAACTGATCCTCACGGAATTTCCGGACGAGCGGATCTGCCCCGGAGAAGAAATGGTCGGTCAAGAGTCGTAGCGAATGGTTTCGCTCGCGTTCAGACCCTGCGCCGCTCACACGAACGAATTCGCCGGGCCTGTCGGGATCGCGAACCGGAAGGAATGCATAGGCACTGTGTCGCCAGGCGTCACTTTCTCCCTCCCGTCGAAGCACATAGCTGGGTCGGACTGGGACGTGATAGCTCGGACTCGGCGCGAGATAGCTCGTGGCGGATGCCATCAGCACCGCCGGCCCCTTGATTCCGTCTTCTGTCAGTAGTTCGGAAAGATGATACAGAAGTAATCGGGGAACGCCGGCAAACGAGAGATATTGCAGCCTCAACGAGCGCTGGCCGCGATCGTTGGTTTCGTAGGCGAATCGAATGCCCGAGAGACGGCCGATCAAGGATTCGGGCAAGGTCCTCCTGAGATCAGCCGTGACACCCTGACCGAAGACCCTCTCGGTGTGCACGCCCTCGGCAATCATGGCGTACTGCGCTGGAACGAGCGCGAGGAACTGCAGCACGACAGTCGTAACCTCGACCAAAAACCGAAACAGTATTCGCGCCTCCTGAGGATCCAGCCCTTGTCGATGGGGAAGTATTCCGAAGAAGGCGTCTCGCATCTCGTCGTAATTCTCTTCGAACCGCTCGACGAGTCGCACATTGAGAAGGGAGTTTAAGGCGCCGCGAAACCTTGTTGTCGCCGAGATTAGCGCGCCGTGATCGATCTCCAGATCTCTCGCGACGCGCTCCAGGTCGAGCTCGGACAGATCATCCTCACCGTCGCCGCCAACGTCGCTCGCCAGCACGGAGCGGACCAGTTGCTCGAACAGCCGCCTAACCAGGTCGAAGCGTCTGCTGCCATGTTCTTCCTCGTCCGTTTCCGGATCGAGGTACATGCTAGCCAGGATCGAATTGCCGGTAACGAAGGCGTCTTTGAACCTTGCCAGTACGCCGCCTTCCTCTGCCATTCGCTCCAAGAGATGAGCCCGCAATGCGCGGTTGAGACGCATGAAGCGGTTTGATGCAAGTGTATAGTTCTCGATCGAATTTGAGACGGCAAAGCCTCGCCCGGAAGCGACCGGATCGAACACGTCATCCAGGAGAATGGTTTCGTAGGACTCCGAGGAGCCGAACAGGTCTAATTCGGCGAAACCCTTTTGATCGAGGGCGGCTTGTGCGCCGTCGACCTCGTCGATGATCACCAGATCGCTCGTGCGGGCAACGCGCTCGAAATGACGCATCCTTTCGGTGTGGAAATGAGGGGACGCCATGACTTCTGTGGAGATTACGTGCCCGATTTGCACAAGAGCGTCGGCGTCGGCCAAGCGACGGGCCGAACGTTGCCGTCCGCAGGCTGTCGCAAGCGGACACGATCTGTAGCCTTCCTTTCCCTCCTTTCCATCCTTCTTGATGCTGGCCTGTCGCAGCGATGTGCAAGGAGGACGGTCGTGCGGAAATT
The DNA window shown above is from Bradyrhizobium sp. ISRA464 and carries:
- a CDS encoding RNaseH domain-containing protein, translating into MSTQQDELFVRTQSRSLGEQLTRECAFVWRGLPAGVPLPVSPLRFGWTATAKSLLERIHRNALRSERPEGNEIPYADLRAALQARVGGMLLLESWILPRNDNAPLFAATGAPSEILAATHRLVAAWAQLTLRPWVERLGADCGDVDLFETRARQQQLFEQRSTPHLTDEGRAPDALRSDFHQFSDILLAIVASSLEGAELFPGLGPVYRLLDRDYGNTIAFETWPTSLPGKSDLFSMVAEVSVETRPSSRLPLLVVRAAKRIWCNEFPTANDLFGRRRISVRVVTRSSVARAATLTVRVGRGVPTVNLDAIVHEAGRNTDVSLTGDLPDLIKSRGRMPDLFVGVPFRHGYSAAPKIPFGVTLQDQVDLTSAVKERIASFGFAESRLRLLNSRIERSEEFHLQATLYNLITHHFGRVTEEELPSRVEQLFGSPESKARGKKQPIKTVDLEPMVLANRERLDKAFGKDCGIDLIFICRREQEAHIFRSVVALLFGDRINVVRHAMPAGVHGARQDLDGEIRHKRMHRAALRREAWTPLATQIRDEFPNSPVIVQAALKYDGRNDDKVNKDVGRNTLATIAGCNVQYLLPPAAGKAAEYMHRVQAALYDLLFGHAGLGPVLANLVASTFGESNRPRSIVGLSVISQAATRTGRPNGATLAAAMKIDIATGRISGRFGSVRNGAMNTGLFQTLSKTLIGVASAGRTSLGDTQPDCRMNFLSFVRAVVDEVAAEDPHALILVESTTARSLWPWLSDENISSDLYLDDPTVRAPSSWKGLRFVRVRERSAGRLAVEARRRWMPVNRDGNSRAAEPVDEIYATATERLAESLPEGNARARHYLTAHGFDVRNRGARGQSVYRSKDGFQKAGPPKSNAEYKNKVLWKRATIAPWDVPSRIPVTLEVTVLPTLREDEADATATLVAALRNGYSHTADGTFLPAPLSFKSKILDYMDRYASETEDDDPEDDRSVDEPELPEESDVAETAIGYGETRRWYEGSSEFGEKDIPPFEDESGDSFQLDQVALDNSPLREHNPQKPGEEKSMAIATLEPLQPAVATTSDASYPGGSDYPDGSDDLGALVRLLRSPSAPLPSFVTEEFLADAMHVVNSDAREIHQDREWIRTVTGFPWPEERPAAYDFPGLYLDALRYPAFAIAFQHQFFPDEKERGLPKRAILLKNRDFLRRIRKEKPIPKGEADLSVLCSLHALDNGGDQKALLADILALPGQAAWRSPCARASAGLDRLEGRQDECAELGRYLRAVVGPFAQFGDDRTIGEVLQDVIIPYVRRNPDATSQPPSKDDAVCLADTPIEAAPDETAGPSDSAAGPTLEEVLESWQHHCDQIAKLAFEARSSGPDGDATTKLATMLAGLEALQAKAALLRPSEAPTDEIKEAIRSLTAQISDALTSLIGEPLSVPTILLQLFKINDQVPVADLDTASSLRRDAELAFSEARSLANEIESLEGSLPIKLARQRTEPLIDAQEAHLRRALELIAGAVRLLATEGTPVAATPSSAASPEPHPEEPPEGPLVHSEASVALEDDLDVRPEDEALAVEEPHEEDPHFTSVLEATNVVLPAQPPVDPLYQELTKRLDHLFSLGEHGLAYHLRTAAMSVIPPSERNVYTPVELRLAAATGRTVGLSTDDLQALSELTGEALSVAQSLYGFDDDRSRARLTLLFPGALSSALFRSDDPAAIEVIKDIGRQDGYRHYEKLVQAVEENRKLNFPLTPANLLAIEAHSREATFVSESIESIKETIAGLRSARFRFQTGERIRHALTRPQGVLGQLESRIAQADHTSAREVADLFQSRDKTASFVAKLVEEFGGGGELDGPGRERIFGALSRLGQQCHHLLQSVEGFDVLRRNAGRLETVKRLRDLALTGISEALSYTPQAEFGLLTESAVRQGNRILEASRNILQGVGASGREAAPLAVGLHTPLLWLPGLTWTGGWRPSPYVPEKILQEALNAPVPLIGQNPTESIHQAFEARRSESAFVPAYMLLNVAHWFGVSSQTTDGWRAKLDADKEAKKHQVSLLLGEAERTIDRMRRMAVGSLEQSARLKEMLSTIKPSNLPVELPPTFLPETLTGDRIEDFNSALARIREVETEAQREFDKSQNEYASSIEDLDRKGKLDTQTRLELLHLLERREFTTLADRLILLRGDEVRNHPLLASGPLNWRLANFKSVLPQLGAVDLLQVGRAIDLAKAYGPLDYSLLDEDRRQEARSVTRAFPNLKPTKNASTAQIAHHVTEVVSRLLYEVTKCVEEPTMTRRLQQIFVFDATVSLPPPDPASLLLPEFGSLTQGSWRICVVTPAIPQETLLSLGDGAGHRGVLVLYRGVLNAERRQQLRIEMIRRKRTMLIVDEALVAYAIADSEDPRRAIIEIAQAYSSADPYRDHGKSAVPPEMFKGRTLERNAILEPFGSYVVFGGRRLGKTALLQQIHATQPPHAVFAYVDLDMVNDTSDDFEQISRRVESTVFKSSVRTAEEFSSTITSWLNADDRRRILLLIDEADNFVRKEVENGFPCIQTLLQLMAETKHRFKFVLAGLHNVSRMVRAENSPLVQIASSPLKIGPLLNRDVGDAEFLVRGPLAAMGFEFEKREDVWRILTFTNYYPVLIQVFCQELLRLIHDHAQKTGQVPATINTVLVERALSSSDVRSKLFATFEATIGSIERRYELLTYILAVRELVERDSGMTAEGMTAAEVAERAMAYWPAAFPRGTDPNELEYLLEEMEGFGIARRTVAGSFALRSRSLLELMAATEDDLSRKLESYKNLRAPPKPFDPKNYRRQFGKPMPGLETIGRVSPLTDGQEADLLAPFNVAVLDGNDDDPRPSSVGVVFGTECAGIKFVEAALLDAKRVKDKLVDVEVKTYESKKDMLDDAKRGPKPLRPKVIVVSHKTAWRPDWVVEAERAGRIRKGDLRMIFIGGPEHAGEWSRDRLILNRVLPQIKIVKLRPWARSYLGNRIESLHLPGEHVDGIFLATGGWSQTAGPLLSRIAERPGHASAAIRSMISDEKEAVLKSPDLLERLGIPAEPELMSFFKDLAAYSDGSTVTTADFQYLSTDGRNVHARAVGIYADLLGILSFPPDPSGQGHRKVDLNPLVHAALLRAE